A window of Candidatus Methylomirabilis sp. genomic DNA:
TAGCTAGGATCGCTGATCCTGGCGAGTTGGGGAATCTGATGACCGCTGAGGAGTACAAGGCCTATCTGGCGGCGGAGGAGCACTGATGGAGTACATCCCCAACACGGAGGCCGACTGTCGCGCGATGCTGGATGCCATCGGCGTCCGGTCGAGCGAGGAGCTGTTTGCCGACATCCCTCAGAAGCTCAAGCTCAAGCGGGGACTGAATCTTGCGCCGCCGCTTTCCGAGACCGGACTGCGAAAGCACATGAAGGAGTTGGCCGGCAAGAATGCAGACGTTGATCAATACGCCTCCTTCCTGGGGGCAGGCGCCTACAATCACTTTATCCCTGCCGCCGTCTCCCACCTGGTATTCAGATCGGAGTTCTACACCGCGTATACGCCCTACCAGCCTGAACTGTCACAAGGGACGCTTCAGGCGATCTACGAGTATCAGACGCTGATCTGCCAGCTTACCGGCATGGAGGTGGCCAATGCGTCGATGTATGATGGTTCCAGCTCCCTGGCCGAGGCGGTCCTGATGGCGCACAGGATCAACGGCCGTCGGGAGGTGGTGCTGCCCATGGCCGTGCACCCGGAGTACCGGACGGTATGCCGTACCTACGTGAGCAAGCTTGGCCTCCATCTGCACGAGGTTCCGTACACGGACCAGGGTGCGACCGATCTGAAACAGGTGAAGGCGACGCTGTCGGACCGCACCTGCGCTGTTGTGGTCCAGAGCCCGAACTTCTTCGGAGTCCTGGAGTCGTTGGATGAGCTTGCGGAGGTCGCTCACAGCGCCGGGGCTCTCCTGATCGTGGTTGTGGCCGAGCCGGTCTCATTCGGTATTGTCCGATCCCCCGGCGAGTACGGAGCCGATATTGTTGTGGGAGAGGGCCAGGCGTTCGGGAACCATCTGAACTTCGGCGGCCCCTACCTTGGCTTCTTCGCGTCGAAACAGGCCTATGTCCGCAGTATGCCGGGTCGTTTGGTCGGCCGGACCGAGGATAAGGTCGGCCGGTCGGGTTACGTCCTGACACTGTCTACCCGAGAACAACATATCAGGCGGGAGAAGGCGACGTCCAACATCTGCACGAACGAAGGGCTCTGTGCCCTGGCTGCGACGGTTCACCTGTCGTTATTGGGGCGAGCCGGGCTCAGGGAGTTGGCCCTGCTGAACCTCCGTAAGACGGCCTATACCAAAGACGCGATTTCTAAACTTAGCGGCTACGAGCTTCCGTTTGCAGGTCCTACCTTCAATGAGTTTGTGGTGCGGGTGAAAAAGCGGACCCCGGCTCAGGTGAATCGTGCGCTGCTCGCCAAAGGCATCATC
This region includes:
- the gcvPA gene encoding aminomethyl-transferring glycine dehydrogenase subunit GcvPA, with amino-acid sequence MEYIPNTEADCRAMLDAIGVRSSEELFADIPQKLKLKRGLNLAPPLSETGLRKHMKELAGKNADVDQYASFLGAGAYNHFIPAAVSHLVFRSEFYTAYTPYQPELSQGTLQAIYEYQTLICQLTGMEVANASMYDGSSSLAEAVLMAHRINGRREVVLPMAVHPEYRTVCRTYVSKLGLHLHEVPYTDQGATDLKQVKATLSDRTCAVVVQSPNFFGVLESLDELAEVAHSAGALLIVVVAEPVSFGIVRSPGEYGADIVVGEGQAFGNHLNFGGPYLGFFASKQAYVRSMPGRLVGRTEDKVGRSGYVLTLSTREQHIRREKATSNICTNEGLCALAATVHLSLLGRAGLRELALLNLRKTAYTKDAISKLSGYELPFAGPTFNEFVVRVKKRTPAQVNRALLAKGIIGGVELGRFYPELSDCLLLCVTEQNSREEIDALCKAMGGGR